The sequence CTCACTAGAGATGGCGCTTGCTAGCGTGTTACAGCGGCCTTTGCCGGTGAACCAGCATGGTTATTTTGGACTCGGAGGTCGCGCAGATCTGCTGGACCTGGGTCCGGGGAGTCCCGCTGATGGGCTGAGCCTGGCTGCGCCCGGCTGGGGTGTCCCCGAGGAGCCGAGGATCGAAATGCTTCATGGAACCACCACCCTGGCCTTCAAGGTGCTCAGCCAGCCGCCCTGCGGCTCTCGCCTCTCGGGGCATCCCAGCCAGAACCGAGGCGGGCGGAGGTTCGGTCCTCTCACCCCGACCCTTAGCGGTTTCGCTGTCTGATAATCTTGAAAAAGGGGCGGTGAGGGAAGGAGACCGGGACTGTCTGGGTTGGCTCCCAGGCGTCCCCGTTTGTCCCTGTTCAAGAAGGGAAGCCGCGGTAACAGCGAACCGTGGCGGCGGAGAGAAAACTGTTGTAGCGGTTCACCAAAGGTTTTGCAAACTGGGGGTCCCCTCCCCGGAGCTTGATGAAGTCCGGGCACTACTGTAGTGGGTGCCAAACAATTAAGGTCCCTGTGCCACTTCTAAATAACTAGCTGTGGCTCTTCGGCGAGTCTTTAaagatacatttatattttaatttattttacttcataTGCATTagtttttgcctacatgtacgtCTGCGTGAaggtatcaggtcccctggaactggagttacagacaattgtgagccgccatgtggtgcttggaattgaacccaagtcctctggaagagaagacagtgctcttaaccactgcactaTCCCTCCAGGCcgatttattcttatttctgtgtgttttgcctTTATGTGTATTCACTACGTGTGTAGTGCTCGCAGAGGGGAGAGAGGGCGTCGGATTCATTGGAACGAGAAGTAAATAAGGTTTGTGCGCACTCActaaggtgtatgtgtgtgctgggaattgaactagacCCTGAAGAACAGActagacagtgctcttaaccactgagctaactcctAGTGCTCTTAGGGGAGTCTTTATGTCATTGAAGTGAGTAATCTGGTTATTCTCAAATCAGAGATTGCTGTTAAACCCAAATGACATTTAATATGTGGACTCGATTACACAATCCaaaaagatacagaaagataTTCTGGTTTTACATTAATACAAAAAgaagtattgaaaaaaaaaagtattggaaGTATTTGTGGTCTTATGTGAcctcttttgtgttttctctgacTTTAATCAGTTTCGCCATGGAGTCATTGTTGCAGCAGATTCCCGGGCCACAGCAGGTGCTTACATTGCCTCCCAGACCGTGAAGAAAGTGATCGAGATCAACCCCTACCTTCTGGGCACCATGGCTGGGGGTGCAGCCGACTGCAGCTTCTGGGAGCGGTTGTTGGCTCGGCAGTGTCGAATCTATGAGCTTCGCAATAAGGAACGCATCTCTGTCGCCGCAGCCTCCAAGCTTCTTGCTAACATGGTGTATCAGTACAAGGGCATGGGGCTGTCCATGGGCACCATGATCTGTGGCTGGGACAAGAGAGGCCCCGGTGAGTTGTTGGATCTATGTGCTCCTTGGCGTGGACCCTGCGGTGGGGCGGGGCTAAATGGATAGGTGAATTAAGGGCTTTTAGTGGATGCTGAGGATGTGTGTGTTAACTGGGTTCTTagcttttccttccctctccaagGTAAGGTAGGCATTGTGCTGTGTAGGAAAGGGCATGGAGTTAGACTTGCTGTGTCATTCATTGTCTCAGTCAGCTGACCTCAGGTTACCTTTTCTCCTAGCCTGTTTCTTCATCTCTCAGTTGGTTGAGTGAGCTGTCACAATGGTTGAGTGTAGTGGATATAAAGCAATATACAGCGATGGgcacattttccttcttccccatACAATAAACAGTGAGGACTAGAAAACAGCTATATTTGAGAATTCAGTTGACTGAATAGATAAACTCTAGGCAGTTTTTTGGGGAGTGCGGGGGATGGGGTGGTTGAgaaagaatttctctgtgtagccctagctgttctggaactcactctgtagaccaggctggcctcaaactcagaaatccacctgcctctgcttgccgagtgctgggattaaaggtgtgcaccacctggcaAGCTCACATTTTCTAACAGGACAAGAAAGTGAGCTGCACACATAATTTCAAAATTTCTCATgagtacatatatattaatatattcttatatgttttttttaaatatttatttatttattatgtatacaatattctgtgtgtctgcagccagaagagggcatcagatctcatttcagatggttgtgagccaccatgtggttgctaggaattgaactcaggacctttggaagagcaggcagtgctcttaacctctgagccatctctccagccccctcttatatggttttttttttttttttttttggtttttcgagacagggtttctctgtggttttggagcctgtcctggaactagctcttgtagaccaggctggtctcgaactcacagagatccgcctgcctctgcctcctgagtgctgggattaaaggcgtgcgccaccaccgcccggcctcttatatgttttatattaaacTTTTTACATGGTGTTTTATCTGCTTATATGTCTGCACCACAGTGCATGTCTAGTgttcagaggctagaagagggtgttggatcccctggaatatagttacagacagttgtgagccaccatagggtgctgggaaccaaaccaggacctctgcaagggcagccagtgctcttacccatagaacatttctccaaccccatttttaaaaattttaagttggcagaggcagacgggtctctgtgagtttgaggccagcctggtctgcagagcaagttcctggacagccagggctacacagagagatcctgtctcgaaaaacaaacaaacaaacaaacaaacaaagaaaccaaaaaattttaagttacattttttatttcttatgtgtatgtgagttCAAGAAAGCACCCATCCCAACACctacatgtggagttcagaggatagCTTACGGGAGTTGGCTCCCTTGTTCTGTGGAATAAACCCAGGCCTTCGGGCCTGGCGGTAAACAGCAGTCACATGCTGAGTACCTCACTGACCCTAACTTAAACAACAGAGAAGCCAAGTGATCACAGCTGTGATCTTAGCCCtatggaggctgaagcaggagggtcaagagtttaaagccagcctaagCTGTATCAAACCAGGACCGCCTGGGCCAGACAGTGAGATCGAATCAGAAATATAGAAAGCTAGTGGAATTGGTTTATAGTAAATATCAAATTCCCAAACTATTTCTCAGTATT is a genomic window of Chionomys nivalis chromosome 12, mChiNiv1.1, whole genome shotgun sequence containing:
- the Psmb5 gene encoding proteasome subunit beta type-5, which gives rise to MALASVLQRPLPVNQHGYFGLGGRADLLDLGPGSPADGLSLAAPGWGVPEEPRIEMLHGTTTLAFKFRHGVIVAADSRATAGAYIASQTVKKVIEINPYLLGTMAGGAADCSFWERLLARQCRIYELRNKERISVAAASKLLANMVYQYKGMGLSMGTMICGWDKRGPGLYYVDSEGNRISGTAFSVGSGSVYAYGVMDRGYSYDLEVEDAYDLARRAIYQATYRDAYSGGSVNLYHVREDGWIRVSSDNVADLHDKYNESVL